One genomic segment of Novisyntrophococcus fermenticellae includes these proteins:
- the tuf gene encoding elongation factor Tu, which translates to MAKAKFERTKPHCNIGTIGHVDHGKTTLTAAITKTLSERVAGNAAVAFDNIDKAPEERERGITISTSHVEYETDKRHYAHVDCPGHADYVKNMITGAAQMDGAILVVAATDGVMAQTKEHILLSRQVGVPYIVVFMNKCDMVDDEELLELVDMEIRELLNEYEFPGDDTPIIQGSALKALEDPSGEWGDKIMELMDAVDSWIPDPQRATDQPFLMPVEDVFTITGRGTVATGRVERGILHLNDEVEIVGIKEETRKTVVTGIEMFRKLLDEAQAGDNIGALLRGVQRTDIERGQVLSKPGSVTCHTKFTAQVYVLTKDEGGRHTPFFNNYRPQFYFRTTDVTGVINLPEGTEMCMPGDNVEMTIELIHPIAMEQGLTFAIREGGRTVGSGRVATVIE; encoded by the coding sequence ATGGCTAAGGCTAAATTTGAAAGAACAAAACCCCATTGTAACATTGGTACCATTGGACACGTTGACCATGGTAAGACAACTTTAACAGCAGCAATCACAAAAACTTTATCCGAAAGAGTTGCCGGAAACGCAGCTGTAGCTTTTGATAATATCGATAAAGCTCCGGAAGAAAGAGAGCGTGGTATCACTATCTCTACTTCTCACGTTGAATATGAGACAGATAAAAGACATTACGCACATGTTGACTGCCCAGGCCATGCCGATTATGTAAAGAACATGATCACAGGTGCTGCTCAGATGGACGGCGCTATCCTTGTTGTTGCTGCAACTGACGGTGTTATGGCTCAGACAAAGGAGCATATCCTTCTGTCTCGTCAGGTAGGTGTTCCTTATATCGTAGTATTTATGAACAAATGCGATATGGTAGATGACGAAGAACTGCTTGAACTGGTAGACATGGAGATCCGTGAGCTGCTGAACGAGTATGAGTTCCCGGGAGATGACACACCGATCATTCAGGGTTCCGCTCTGAAAGCTCTGGAAGATCCTTCAGGAGAGTGGGGCGACAAGATCATGGAACTTATGGATGCTGTTGACAGCTGGATTCCGGATCCTCAGCGTGCTACAGATCAGCCGTTCCTGATGCCTGTAGAAGACGTTTTCACAATCACAGGCCGTGGTACAGTTGCTACCGGACGTGTTGAGCGTGGTATTCTGCATCTGAATGACGAAGTTGAAATTGTTGGTATCAAAGAAGAGACACGTAAAACTGTTGTAACCGGTATCGAGATGTTCCGTAAACTTCTGGATGAGGCTCAGGCTGGTGATAATATCGGTGCTCTGCTTCGTGGTGTTCAGAGAACTGACATCGAAAGAGGACAGGTACTTTCCAAACCGGGTTCTGTTACCTGCCATACAAAATTTACAGCTCAGGTTTACGTTTTGACAAAAGACGAGGGTGGTCGTCATACACCTTTCTTCAATAACTATCGTCCTCAGTTCTATTTCAGAACAACCGACGTTACCGGCGTTATCAATCTTCCGGAAGGCACAGAGATGTGTATGCCTGGCGATAACGTAGAGATGACAATCGAACTGATTCATCCAATCGCTATGGAGCAGGGTCTTACTTTCGCTATCCGTGAAGGTGGACGTACAGTTGGATCAGGCCGTGTTGCTACAGTTATTGAGTAA
- the rpsL gene encoding 30S ribosomal protein S12, with product MPTFNQLVRKGRQTSVKKSDAPALQKNFNSLQKKTSDMSSPQKRGVCTAVKTATPKKPNSALRKIARVRLSNGIEVTSYIPGEGHNLQEHSVVLIRGGRVKDLPGTRYHIIRGTLDTAGVANRKQARSKYGAKRPKSK from the coding sequence ATGCCAACATTTAATCAGTTAGTAAGAAAAGGACGTCAGACTTCCGTAAAAAAATCTGATGCACCGGCTCTTCAGAAAAACTTTAACTCTCTTCAGAAAAAGACATCAGATATGTCTTCACCACAGAAGCGTGGCGTATGTACAGCAGTTAAGACAGCAACCCCTAAGAAGCCGAACTCAGCCCTTAGAAAAATTGCCAGAGTTCGTCTCTCCAATGGTATTGAAGTGACAAGCTATATTCCGGGTGAAGGACATAATCTTCAGGAGCATAGTGTTGTTCTGATCCGTGGAGGAAGAGTTAAGGACCTGCCAGGTACAAGATATCACATTATCCGTGGTACACTGGATACAGCAGGTGTCGCTAACAGAAAACAGGCCCGTTCCAAATACGGCGCAAAGAGACCTAAAAGCAAATAA
- the rpsG gene encoding 30S ribosomal protein S7: protein MPRKGHTQKRDVLADPLYNNKVVTKLINNIMLDGKRGVAQKIVYGAFAKVEKKAEKPALEVFEEAMNNIMPVLEVKARRIGGATYQVPIEVRPERRQALALRWLTTYSRKRGEKTMEDRLANELMDAMNSTGASVKKKEDMHKMAEANKAFAHYRF, encoded by the coding sequence GTGCCACGTAAAGGACATACTCAAAAAAGAGATGTTTTAGCAGATCCGTTGTACAATAACAAAGTGGTAACCAAGCTTATCAACAACATCATGTTAGATGGTAAGAGGGGTGTTGCACAGAAGATTGTCTACGGTGCATTTGCTAAAGTTGAAAAAAAGGCTGAGAAGCCAGCGCTTGAAGTATTCGAAGAAGCTATGAATAATATTATGCCGGTTCTTGAAGTAAAAGCAAGACGTATCGGTGGAGCTACCTACCAGGTACCAATTGAGGTAAGACCGGAAAGACGTCAGGCATTAGCTCTTCGTTGGCTTACGACGTATTCTCGTAAGAGAGGCGAAAAGACAATGGAGGACAGACTGGCCAATGAGCTTATGGATGCTATGAACAGTACAGGCGCATCTGTTAAGAAGAAAGAAGACATGCATAAGATGGCAGAGGCCAACAAAGCTTTTGCACATTACAGATTTTAA
- a CDS encoding C-GCAxxG-C-C family protein, whose protein sequence is MNIKQEISPKKVQADAEKNFRDGYFCCEALVAAIRDNFELDVPEEVIAMASGMAVGAGRSGCMCGALNGGILALGLFFGRTEKKGPGDPKVQKCMKLTNELHDWFKKENGKNAVCCRILTKEFDMGKGEHKEQCIHFTGLCAWKVADIIIRELGLLNLDVQGA, encoded by the coding sequence ATGAACATTAAACAGGAAATCAGCCCGAAAAAAGTACAGGCGGATGCTGAAAAAAACTTTAGAGACGGATATTTTTGCTGCGAGGCACTTGTAGCGGCAATCCGGGATAATTTCGAACTGGATGTACCGGAGGAGGTAATTGCGATGGCCTCAGGTATGGCAGTAGGCGCAGGACGTTCCGGCTGTATGTGCGGAGCACTGAATGGAGGGATTCTTGCTTTGGGGTTATTTTTTGGCAGAACCGAAAAGAAGGGACCTGGAGACCCAAAGGTTCAAAAGTGTATGAAACTCACGAATGAACTGCATGACTGGTTCAAAAAGGAAAATGGAAAAAATGCTGTCTGTTGCCGTATATTGACAAAGGAATTTGATATGGGAAAAGGTGAGCATAAGGAGCAGTGCATTCATTTCACAGGATTATGTGCATGGAAGGTTGCGGATATTATCATTCGCGAACTGGGCCTTCTTAATCTGGATGTCCAAGGTGCATGA
- a CDS encoding TDT family transporter, which translates to MKDTIKKVPIPLCGVMLGMAALGNLLQSYSEGARYVCGGVAGILLVLILLKVIMFPEMIRDDLKNPIMASIAGTFPMALMLLSVYAKPLIGQAAYYIWILAILLHIALMIYFTVKFVFRLQMPKVFASYYIIYIGIVVGSITAPAYEKQGIGTALFWFGFAALLVLFVLVTIRYIKYKEVQEPAKPLICIYAAPVSLCVAGYVQSVTPKSYALLVGMYVAACILYIFAFVKAVGYLKLPFYPSYSAFTFPFVISAIASKQTMACLANMGRPLFALQYIVLFETIAAAVMVIYTLIRFGKFILGKA; encoded by the coding sequence ATGAAAGATACAATTAAGAAAGTGCCGATACCGCTTTGCGGTGTTATGCTGGGTATGGCTGCCCTTGGAAATCTATTACAAAGCTATTCAGAAGGGGCGCGCTATGTATGCGGAGGCGTGGCAGGCATTTTACTGGTGCTGATTCTTCTAAAGGTGATTATGTTTCCTGAAATGATAAGGGATGATTTGAAAAATCCAATTATGGCAAGCATAGCGGGGACATTTCCCATGGCACTTATGTTGCTTAGTGTTTATGCAAAACCGCTGATTGGGCAAGCGGCATATTACATATGGATACTTGCGATTTTACTTCATATTGCTCTGATGATTTATTTTACGGTGAAATTTGTCTTCCGGCTGCAGATGCCAAAGGTATTTGCGAGTTATTACATTATATATATAGGAATAGTGGTCGGATCTATTACGGCACCGGCGTATGAAAAACAGGGAATCGGTACCGCATTGTTCTGGTTTGGGTTTGCTGCGTTACTTGTGCTTTTCGTCCTGGTCACGATCCGCTATATAAAATATAAGGAAGTCCAGGAACCTGCCAAACCCCTTATCTGTATCTATGCGGCACCGGTAAGTCTTTGCGTTGCGGGATATGTTCAGTCGGTGACACCTAAGTCATATGCCCTTTTGGTGGGGATGTATGTTGCAGCCTGTATTCTGTATATATTCGCTTTCGTAAAGGCAGTCGGGTATCTAAAACTGCCGTTTTATCCAAGTTACTCTGCGTTCACTTTTCCATTTGTAATCAGTGCAATTGCCTCAAAGCAGACGATGGCATGCCTGGCAAATATGGGACGCCCGCTTTTTGCATTACAGTATATCGTGCTGTTTGAGACGATTGCAGCAGCCGTGATGGTGATCTACACACTGATTAGGTTTGGAAAGTTTATTTTAGGGAAAGCTTAG